One genomic window of Deltaproteobacteria bacterium includes the following:
- a CDS encoding DUF4102 domain-containing protein, with protein MLTASEVQKINREKRPRKMAKVYDERGLYLEVPSSGSLRWRLKYRYDVTRPRLHSAAGVDGIVAT; from the coding sequence ATGTTGACGGCGTCCGAGGTGCAGAAGATCAACCGCGAGAAGCGGCCCCGGAAGATGGCGAAGGTGTACGACGAGCGCGGGCTCTACCTTGAGGTGCCGTCCTCGGGTTCGCTGCGCTGGCGACTCAAGTATCGCTACGACGTAACCCGTCCACGGCTGCATAGCGCTGCGGGGGTTGACGGCATCGTTGCCACGTAA
- a CDS encoding recombinase family protein, with protein MAHRRLRAALYHRVSTREQNARLARRELRAAAAARGLRVVLEIEETASGRGSVRPGLERVLGAAQRGAVDVVLVQRLDRCGRSTLDLLANLRRLRSSGVAFVAIAQGLEVRAQHDAVSDLTLTVLAAVAEFERAVIVERTLDGLAAARRAGKKLGRPIGKSAPSPERVAALRAADCTWPQVAHRLACTIASARRALDRGLPQSGARRAASRPSRNGRR; from the coding sequence ATGGCCCACCGTCGTCTTCGCGCCGCGCTGTACCACCGAGTGAGCACCCGCGAGCAGAACGCGCGGCTAGCGCGACGCGAGCTGCGCGCGGCTGCCGCGGCGCGTGGCCTGCGCGTCGTGCTCGAGATCGAGGAGACCGCGTCAGGCCGCGGCAGCGTGCGGCCCGGGCTCGAGCGGGTGCTCGGCGCCGCTCAACGTGGTGCTGTCGACGTCGTGCTCGTGCAGCGCCTCGATCGCTGCGGGCGCTCGACGCTCGACCTGCTCGCCAATCTCCGGCGGCTGCGCTCGTCCGGCGTTGCGTTCGTCGCCATCGCGCAGGGCCTCGAGGTGCGAGCGCAGCACGACGCCGTGTCGGATCTCACGCTCACCGTGCTTGCGGCCGTCGCGGAGTTCGAGCGCGCGGTGATCGTTGAGCGCACGCTCGACGGGCTGGCCGCGGCCCGGCGCGCGGGCAAGAAGCTCGGGCGCCCGATCGGCAAGAGCGCACCATCGCCCGAGCGCGTCGCCGCGTTGCGCGCTGCGGACTGTACGTGGCCACAGGTCGCGCACCGGTTGGCCTGCACGATCGCTTCGGCGCGGCGCGCCCTCGATCGAGGCCTGCCGCAATCGGGTGCGCGCCGAGCGGCGTCGCGTCCGTCGAGAAATGGTCGACGATGA